Proteins co-encoded in one Cytobacillus sp. NJ13 genomic window:
- the acpS gene encoding holo-ACP synthase, translating into MISGIGIDIADLERIRKIIARQERFPERILTPKEQAVYRCLPEKRRAEYLAGRFAAKEAFSKAWGTGIGVELSFQDIEIEKDEKGKPYISKPFKDGIHLSISHSREYAVAQVVIEKT; encoded by the coding sequence ATGATTTCCGGTATTGGGATTGATATTGCAGATCTCGAGCGCATACGAAAAATTATCGCCAGGCAGGAGCGGTTTCCTGAACGGATTTTGACACCAAAAGAGCAGGCTGTCTATCGATGCTTGCCGGAAAAGAGAAGGGCTGAATATCTTGCTGGGAGGTTCGCGGCAAAAGAAGCTTTTTCAAAGGCATGGGGCACTGGAATTGGGGTAGAACTTTCCTTTCAGGATATTGAAATTGAAAAGGATGAAAAGGGAAAACCTTATATTTCGAAGCCATTTAAAGATGGGATACACTTATCGATTTCCCATAGCAGAGAATATGCGGTAGCTCAGGTGGTTATAGAAAAAACTTGA
- a CDS encoding anti-sigma regulatory factor: MENQSCVKIINEWDIVAARQLGRNVAKELGFGTVDQARITTAISELARNIYLYAGQGQVCIEKIYDGGKAGLRIVAVDSGPGINDLRQVMEDGFSTSGGLGAGLPGVKRLMDEFLIDSNPGTGTDIRATKWLR, from the coding sequence ATGGAAAACCAATCCTGCGTTAAAATCATAAACGAATGGGACATCGTTGCAGCCCGCCAGCTTGGGCGGAATGTTGCTAAAGAGCTTGGTTTTGGTACAGTTGACCAGGCTAGAATCACTACAGCCATTAGTGAACTTGCCAGGAATATATATTTATACGCCGGACAGGGGCAAGTCTGTATTGAAAAAATATACGACGGCGGAAAAGCGGGATTGCGTATAGTTGCGGTAGACAGCGGCCCTGGAATCAATGATTTACGCCAAGTAATGGAAGACGGATTCTCGACATCAGGGGGATTAGGAGCCGGTCTGCCGGGTGTGAAGCGGTTAATGGATGAGTTCTTAATTGACTCCAATCCTGGAACCGGAACAGATATAAGAGCAACTAAGTGGCTTCGTTAG
- the alr gene encoding alanine racemase yields MYEQTKMYRDTWAEINLDHISYNVESMKKHAEEGTNVIAVVKANGYGHGDAAVAEAALEAGASSLAVATLDEAMALRNKKISAPILVMGASRPEHAGEAAAKNIALTVFQKEWLSQAYEYVEDGEVLNIHLKFDTGMGRLGIRSRDELAGIESVIKKDKRFLLEGVFTHFATADSLENAYFEKQLSRFEEMTSWLEILPKYIHTSNSAAGLRFPKAHFNAVRMGISMYGLAPSMEIKSDLPFQLKEAFSLHTSIVHVKKLHKGEKVSYGATYEAQEDEWIATLPIGYADGWIRKLQGQEVLAEGLRVPIVGRVCMDQCMIKLPHEMPVGTKVTLIGEQGKEKIPVDEIAEKLETINYEVTCMVSSRVPRIYKRDGKIIGGINYLL; encoded by the coding sequence ATGTATGAACAAACAAAAATGTACCGGGACACTTGGGCAGAGATAAATCTGGATCATATTTCATATAATGTAGAGTCAATGAAAAAACATGCAGAAGAAGGGACAAACGTCATTGCGGTTGTGAAGGCAAATGGGTACGGTCATGGAGATGCTGCAGTGGCGGAAGCGGCCCTGGAAGCGGGCGCATCCTCTCTGGCTGTTGCCACACTCGATGAGGCGATGGCATTGAGGAATAAAAAGATTTCAGCTCCGATTTTAGTAATGGGAGCGAGCCGCCCGGAGCATGCAGGCGAAGCAGCGGCAAAAAATATAGCCCTGACCGTTTTTCAAAAGGAATGGCTATCACAAGCATACGAATATGTGGAAGATGGAGAAGTCCTGAATATTCATTTAAAGTTTGATACAGGCATGGGCCGCCTGGGTATTCGAAGCCGTGATGAACTTGCGGGAATTGAGAGCGTTATCAAAAAGGACAAGCGTTTTCTGCTTGAGGGGGTGTTTACGCATTTCGCCACAGCGGATTCATTGGAGAATGCTTATTTTGAAAAGCAGCTGAGCAGATTTGAGGAAATGACCAGCTGGCTGGAGATTTTGCCGAAGTACATCCATACCAGCAACAGCGCGGCGGGCCTTAGATTTCCCAAAGCCCACTTCAATGCTGTCAGAATGGGGATAAGTATGTACGGCCTGGCTCCTTCCATGGAAATTAAGTCTGACCTTCCTTTCCAGCTGAAAGAAGCTTTTTCTCTCCATACCTCTATTGTTCATGTGAAAAAGCTTCATAAAGGCGAGAAAGTCAGCTATGGTGCGACTTATGAGGCACAGGAAGATGAATGGATTGCAACTTTGCCGATTGGCTATGCGGATGGCTGGATACGAAAACTTCAGGGGCAGGAGGTTCTTGCTGAAGGATTGAGGGTTCCAATTGTTGGAAGAGTTTGTATGGATCAATGCATGATTAAGCTTCCACATGAAATGCCTGTCGGTACAAAAGTAACCCTGATCGGCGAGCAGGGGAAAGAAAAGATTCCGGTTGACGAAATCGCCGAAAAACTTGAAACCATCAACTATGAAGTAACCTGCATGGTATCTTCCCGGGTTCCGCGCATATATAAAAGAGATGGTAAAATTATCGGGGGAATTAATTATCTGCTATAA
- a CDS encoding RsbT co-antagonist protein RsbRA produces the protein MNSTILNYIQNNKDSIFNEWLEATKENADERVTKVVSDQVFIGTSREFIDLIISNIKSSNEEFTSKLSDFSEKIVRLGWPLSFVTKGLQTFGKIVFEDMQKTGIVTQENQMKVIYEFDSWMTPMVNEVVNMYSTTWERTVSLQKIALQELSAPLIPVFEGITVMPLVGTIDTERAKQIMENLLNGVVKHRSEVVLIDITGVPVVDTMVAHHIIQAADAVRLVGAKCMLVGIRPEIAQTIVNLGIDLNQFTTKNTLKKGVEAALELTSRKIVNVEGVE, from the coding sequence ATGAATTCCACAATATTGAATTATATACAAAATAACAAAGATTCCATATTCAATGAGTGGCTTGAGGCCACAAAGGAAAATGCGGATGAAAGAGTTACGAAGGTAGTATCTGATCAGGTATTTATCGGGACAAGCCGGGAATTCATTGACCTGATTATTTCAAATATAAAAAGTTCAAATGAGGAATTCACTTCAAAATTGAGTGATTTCTCTGAGAAAATCGTACGGTTGGGCTGGCCGCTCAGTTTTGTGACAAAAGGTCTCCAAACCTTCGGAAAGATTGTGTTTGAGGACATGCAGAAAACGGGGATTGTCACTCAGGAAAACCAAATGAAAGTCATTTACGAGTTTGACAGCTGGATGACTCCCATGGTCAATGAAGTGGTAAATATGTATTCAACCACTTGGGAAAGAACTGTGTCCCTCCAAAAAATTGCGCTTCAGGAACTATCTGCGCCGCTGATTCCTGTATTCGAAGGAATTACAGTCATGCCTCTTGTCGGTACAATTGATACGGAGCGGGCGAAGCAGATTATGGAGAACCTTTTAAATGGAGTAGTAAAACACCGTTCCGAAGTGGTGCTTATTGATATAACAGGTGTGCCGGTTGTTGATACGATGGTAGCCCATCATATCATACAGGCAGCTGATGCTGTAAGACTTGTCGGAGCGAAATGCATGCTTGTAGGCATCCGTCCGGAAATTGCCCAGACCATCGTAAACTTGGGAATTGATTTAAATCAGTTTACTACAAAGAATACCTTGAAAAAGGGTGTAGAAGCGGCACTTGAGTTAACGAGCCGCAAAATTGTGAATGTGGAGGGAGTGGAATGA
- a CDS encoding CopG family ribbon-helix-helix protein, protein MSDSSTTTEIMVKLPQHLLTELDGFAKQENVNRSEFIYQATKMYLRERKKRQIRESMRRGYMEMAKINLTIASEAFQAEYEAEHTVERLVSGG, encoded by the coding sequence GTGTCTGATTCCAGCACAACAACAGAGATAATGGTGAAATTACCGCAGCATCTTTTAACCGAGTTAGACGGATTTGCAAAACAGGAAAACGTTAACCGGAGTGAATTCATTTATCAGGCAACCAAAATGTATTTGCGCGAACGCAAAAAGAGACAAATTCGCGAGTCCATGAGACGAGGCTACATGGAGATGGCGAAAATAAATTTGACGATTGCATCTGAAGCATTTCAAGCGGAATACGAGGCAGAACACACAGTTGAACGTCTAGTAAGCGGAGGATAA
- the ndoA gene encoding type II toxin-antitoxin system endoribonuclease NdoA, protein MIVKRGDVYFADLSPVVGSEQGGVRPVLVIQNDIGNRFSPTVIVAAITAQIQKAKLPTHVEIDAKRYGFERDSVILLEQIRTIDKQRLTDKITHLDDEMMEKVDEAVQISLGLIEF, encoded by the coding sequence TTGATTGTCAAACGTGGTGACGTTTATTTTGCAGACCTATCCCCAGTTGTTGGTTCAGAACAAGGCGGCGTCCGTCCAGTGCTTGTCATCCAAAACGACATCGGGAATCGGTTTAGTCCCACAGTAATTGTTGCAGCAATCACAGCTCAGATTCAAAAAGCGAAGCTGCCTACTCACGTTGAAATTGATGCGAAGCGTTATGGTTTTGAAAGGGATTCGGTCATCTTATTAGAACAGATTCGTACAATTGATAAACAACGCTTAACCGATAAAATAACCCATCTCGATGACGAAATGATGGAAAAAGTGGATGAAGCCGTGCAAATTAGCTTAGGCCTCATCGAATTTTAA
- a CDS encoding outer membrane lipoprotein carrier protein LolA translates to MKKKWFMLLAGFLVVLALSACGTKSQEDVVKDLNNKLEDIKGYKAEAKMTLQMGTDPQTYEIEVWHKEPDFYRVNLKNAQKEQSQMILRNDDGVFVLTPALNKSFRFQSDWPQNSSQAYLYESLVKDIMEDKEAKFSATKDHYVFETKTRYQNNQMLPVQEIKLKKSDLSPVSVKVMDPDKNALVTVEFSNVKFNASFDKKDFDMQKNMTGAQLEVPVMAEVKDQEFAVKYPQMEMADVKLVDEQEVQTEDSKRVVLTYDGEKSFTLVQEKAAVMPASSVVTSVKGEPVDLGFTIGALSDNTISWTYQGVDYMIASNDLSPEEMSEIARSVQGDMVK, encoded by the coding sequence ATGAAGAAAAAGTGGTTCATGCTGCTTGCCGGGTTTTTGGTAGTTCTTGCATTGTCTGCCTGTGGAACTAAATCACAGGAAGATGTCGTAAAGGATCTTAACAATAAGCTCGAAGACATTAAAGGATACAAGGCAGAGGCCAAAATGACTCTGCAGATGGGGACTGACCCGCAAACTTACGAAATAGAAGTATGGCATAAGGAGCCTGACTTTTACCGGGTAAACCTGAAAAACGCCCAAAAGGAACAAAGCCAAATGATTCTGCGAAACGATGACGGTGTATTTGTCCTCACTCCTGCGCTGAACAAGAGCTTCCGCTTCCAGAGCGATTGGCCGCAGAACAGCAGCCAGGCTTATTTATATGAATCATTAGTCAAGGACATTATGGAGGATAAAGAAGCTAAGTTCTCCGCTACCAAAGATCATTATGTGTTTGAAACAAAAACACGCTATCAAAATAATCAGATGCTTCCTGTCCAGGAAATCAAGCTTAAGAAGTCCGATTTATCCCCAGTCAGTGTGAAGGTTATGGATCCTGATAAAAATGCACTTGTAACAGTAGAATTTTCAAATGTAAAGTTTAATGCAAGCTTCGATAAGAAGGATTTTGACATGCAGAAGAACATGACAGGCGCCCAGCTCGAAGTGCCGGTGATGGCAGAGGTGAAGGATCAGGAATTCGCAGTTAAATACCCACAGATGGAAATGGCTGATGTAAAACTGGTTGATGAACAGGAAGTGCAAACAGAAGATAGCAAGCGTGTTGTATTGACGTACGATGGAGAAAAATCCTTCACTCTTGTGCAGGAAAAGGCCGCTGTCATGCCGGCATCATCTGTCGTTACTTCAGTTAAAGGCGAGCCTGTTGACCTTGGTTTTACCATTGGTGCACTTTCTGACAACACCATTTCCTGGACCTACCAGGGTGTGGATTATATGATTGCATCCAATGATTTGTCACCTGAAGAAATGTCCGAAATTGCCCGCTCTGTACAGGGAGACATGGTGAAATAA
- a CDS encoding PP2C family protein-serine/threonine phosphatase, with translation MDFREMMESKYRDILENYIKEQSEQALYQGQKFSRKSIEHKISPEEIISVHKSLMGELYPDLPEYVHHSFDILLEVMIGYGFAYREHQNLKHIQQELRTEMEIAANVQQTLLGTQVPSVEGLDIGAISVPAKHMNGDYFHFVQDENSTISIAIADVIGKGLPAALCMSMIKYAMDSLPENRNDPKTVLENLNRVVEQNVDLTMFITMFYGIYDTNSHMFSYGSAGHEPGLFFAAETGEFTELAAKGLLLGIDKKTKYRQYEKGVNPGDMIILMSDGVTECRTEEGFIEKESLLELIKKYIHLSAQEIVNSVYKELEKLQHFQLRDDFTLIILKRNV, from the coding sequence ATGGATTTCCGAGAAATGATGGAATCAAAGTATCGGGATATTCTTGAGAATTATATTAAGGAACAATCTGAACAGGCTTTGTATCAGGGCCAGAAGTTCAGCAGGAAGTCGATCGAGCACAAAATCTCTCCTGAAGAGATTATCAGCGTTCATAAAAGCCTGATGGGTGAACTTTATCCGGACTTGCCTGAGTATGTTCACCATTCTTTTGATATCCTTTTGGAAGTCATGATAGGTTATGGGTTTGCCTATCGGGAACATCAGAACTTAAAGCATATTCAGCAGGAACTCAGGACAGAAATGGAGATAGCTGCGAACGTCCAGCAAACCCTGCTGGGGACGCAGGTTCCTTCTGTTGAAGGTTTGGATATTGGCGCCATAAGTGTTCCTGCCAAACATATGAACGGTGATTATTTCCATTTTGTTCAGGATGAAAACAGCACAATCAGCATAGCCATTGCTGATGTAATAGGTAAAGGGCTGCCGGCGGCCTTGTGTATGTCCATGATTAAATATGCCATGGACAGTTTGCCTGAAAACCGCAATGACCCTAAAACGGTTCTGGAAAATCTTAATCGGGTCGTAGAACAGAACGTAGATTTAACGATGTTCATTACTATGTTTTATGGAATATATGATACGAACAGCCATATGTTCTCTTATGGTTCTGCCGGACACGAACCAGGACTTTTCTTTGCTGCTGAGACGGGTGAATTTACCGAACTGGCAGCGAAAGGCCTCCTTCTCGGCATTGATAAAAAAACTAAATACCGCCAGTACGAAAAAGGAGTAAATCCCGGAGATATGATTATATTAATGTCAGACGGGGTTACTGAATGCCGTACAGAAGAAGGGTTTATAGAAAAGGAATCATTGCTGGAATTAATCAAAAAATACATTCATTTAAGTGCACAGGAAATTGTTAATAGCGTATATAAAGAACTTGAAAAACTTCAGCATTTTCAATTGCGGGACGATTTTACCTTAATTATTTTAAAAAGAAATGTTTAA
- a CDS encoding STAS domain-containing protein — protein MRVRIPILKLNDCLLVSIQWELDDQTALQFQEDLLHKIHETSANGVVIDLTSIDFIDSFIAKVLGDVINMSKLMGAKVVITGIQPAVAITLIELGIGLDDVLTALDLEKGLEKLQQELGE, from the coding sequence ATGAGAGTGAGAATCCCAATTTTAAAACTGAACGATTGCTTATTAGTCTCCATCCAGTGGGAATTGGATGACCAGACTGCTCTGCAGTTTCAGGAGGATCTGCTCCATAAAATCCATGAGACCAGCGCAAATGGAGTCGTGATTGATTTAACATCCATTGACTTTATTGATTCATTCATCGCAAAAGTTCTCGGCGACGTAATAAATATGTCCAAACTGATGGGTGCAAAAGTAGTCATAACCGGGATACAGCCTGCCGTAGCAATTACGCTTATTGAGTTAGGTATTGGGTTAGATGATGTCCTTACTGCATTAGATCTAGAAAAAGGTTTGGAGAAATTACAACAGGAATTGGGGGAGTAA